In Zingiber officinale cultivar Zhangliang chromosome 3A, Zo_v1.1, whole genome shotgun sequence, the DNA window ACTCGCTCGACGCCTCCTTTCTTCTTGTTGCTTGGGCCTCTTTCACGTTTATGTACTCTGTGGCTCTCCTGAGCAGGTGGTTGAAGTTCTTCGGTGGCCTTCGGATGAGTGAGCGGAAGAACTCTCATTCGGTGAGCCCCTGGGCGAAGGCGTTCATCAATATTTCCGAGGAGACCGATGGAATATCCatggctacctggttgaagcgcttaaTGTAGGCTCTCAGTAcctccttgggcccttgtttTAAGGAAAATAGGTTAATGCTTGTTTTCTGGTAGTGGCGGTTATTGGCAAAGTGATGTAAGGATGCCGCTCGAAAGTCTTTGAAGCTATGAATCGAGCCGATCGACATTCGTCTGAACTAGCACTGCGCTGACCCAGAAAGTCtagtgaggaagacccgacacttcaccccgttgGTGTACTGATAAAGTGTGGTCGCATTATCAAATTGCCAGGTTGTCGTCTGGATCGGTCGTTCTATTATACTCACCGATCGTCAACGGAGTGTAGTACTTTGGCAGAGGGTCGTCCAAGATTCCCTGAGAAAACTGTTGATTGATCCACTCAAGTGAATCATCATTCCTTGGTGCTTTCCCTTTACGTGCGTTCCGAAGTGATGCGTCATTCGGAGAGGATCCTCGTTCCTTATTCACTAAGCCTACCTCCTCTGCTGGAGTGTGGAATAGtgctcgatggaaggggatcaGCGTGTGGGGTGCGTCTCCGTATGCGTCGGTCGGCTTCTTGCTCTGTCCCCGAACGAATACATGATTCGCTTGGTCTCCATATCTGGCTGGATGACCCGCTGCTGAGGCCGCGAGCTCTTGTACATGGCGATCGACCAgcgcctgttgttgttgttgctccactatttTTACCGCTCGAGCTTGTATCAGCATATCCAACTCCTTTGTTAAAGTAATCGTGGCGAGTCGTCCAGCGTCCTCCttcaatatgatcctgtccgaaaatcatGGAGACGGAAAACTAAGGATGTGGCTGTTGCGTTGATTGGATGTAGACCACGTTCCGCTCTGCAACACAAGAAATgtcagtgctgagccagggaaggggttcccggcgttggttctccgacgctcaagtcagtcaccggaaagAGGAAAAAGGTGGAACAACAGTAGATACAGGCGTGCATCGTGAATAACGCGTACCTCTACCGGTGTACAGACTCCTCTTTATATAATGCTTTGGTGGGTAATGTGCGCGCTTTTCGAGGCATGAGCACGATTTTCTATTGGTCGCGGATACATTCTCCAATTGGTCCTGGATACGTCGTCATGGACACGTTCTCCAATCAGTCCTGGACACGTGGTCATGGACATGTTCTCCAATTGGTTGTGGGCACATCCTCCGATTTGTCGTCGTACGATCCGCCTGTTGACTATGTCCCATGTCGGCAGCACTATCTCCTAAAAGGACATTGAGAGATACGACGATGATCCTGTTACTCgaccgagcggggtagccactcGGTTGGGGACTCCTTCACTCGGTCGGCCTCGGCTGGTCTTCTTTGCGACGATTGGGTATAGGAGATTGCCTAGCCTCCTGATCGGACAAGTGCTCCAGTCTCCTAGTATTTTGTCGCTCCGTACTGAGTGTCTAGCGATCTTACCATACTATTCTGAGTTAGACGAGCGGTCAGCTCGGCCAAGTCTGTTACCGATTAGACATTGTCTACCCCCTTTGTAGTCGACCTTCGCTCGACCACCGTGGGCGAGTCTTTTAACACCCAggcgttgaccatcttgactttaacTCCCACCTTGGCAGTTGACCCGTACCGGGCAGGCCCTCCTTTTATCACCGCATCAGTTACTAATGCGATTTGCAAaaggatggagggattgagaggtCTTATATAGAATATAAATAAGATGGTTAAATTTCTTTGTGATTATAAAGTTTCTCTAAgacttaaaagaaagttttacaaaataGCAGTTAGACtagctatgttatatggagcaggataagaaatgaaaatattagagagaaagtcggggtcgggagacatgtttaagatggtacggtaTGTACTTAGACTATCAATAAATACTTCAATTAggaaatatgaaattatgacaaatatttaaatcaaaagagaaagaggaagaggaagataaaaaaaatttgattatcaataataaagtttaataaaatttatttaaatataaatgatcatATAGTAAGAGATAGAGCCTAATAATATAGAAGAATCTATATAGTGGACTTCACCTAGTGAGATAAGActtgttttttttatatttattgtatCAATGAGTTTATATAAGCTCTTGATGTGGAAAATTTGCTGTGGGTAAATATGCATTAGATATTTGTGATTGTGTACTGTAGTTTAAAACACTCGAATTAGAAGAACCCATGTGCATCAGTATTTTTGGAGTTTAGTTTCAGAATACCAAATTTTGAATATGTGAGGTGCCATTTGATGGTGTAGCATCATTAAGTGTTAGATCTGTTCATGTTTCtttgccgtctttcttcttctttttgatccTTTTTGTTCATGCGCAACTCTGTAAATGCAGAATTGCATCGATATGGTGGGGGGATTGTGGATCCCGAAGGTAGAGATGTCTTACCTGCTCCAGACACACAGCAAGCCGGGTCGTTAGCTAAGGCTACGGCGGATGCTTCCCTAGGTTCGAATGTTTTGGTTCCCCTCGCAGACACACATCACATTGGCGTGCCTTCACAGAGATTCTCTAGTGTTGTACAGAGACAGGGACAGAGGTCTATGGAGAAATGGAAAGGCCCGAACAAGATTAGTAAGATTTACGGAGATTGGATCGATGACTTCGAATAGAACCGCGATCATAATTACAGGTCAACTATTTTTTTCCCCTAATTTACTTGTGATGCCGAATAACTTGGCATGGTTTTATGTTTGCAATAATCTACTCTTGAGCTTTCATTTACTGAAACTCCTTCGCTCTAATAAAAATACTAGAGCAATGTTTTTAACAGCAGTGCTCATCTTCGTCTGTTATCGAGCAGGTTCTGTAAGTCTCTTGTTTTCATGGATGATGTGTTGCGAGTGTTTGATCTTGTTATGATTAAGCGTCTGATGCTGCTTCATTAGCCTTTAAATTTTCATTCTAAGACATGATGGATATTGTTCAAAGAGAACAGATGAGAGATTGAATTGTCTTCAATTTCTGAATTAACCGATCAAAACATCCGATTCAATGACACCAAGTCCAACCACCACGAAATTGGCTCAGTAGAACATACTGCAAGAAAAATGCTTGTCTAATAGCAGAAATAAGCATGCAGAAAATAAAGCAGCTCTGAGGAGCATAAATCTGAACTTCCATTCGATCATGTCTTTTCGATGAGATTAGGGCGACTTGTCAACGAGATCAACTGAGGCTCGATCTGGTCATTTCATATGCCAAGAAACAGACTGCATTTGCAGGAACACTTCGAGCCATGGCTGGTCCGAAGCCTCTGTATAGACCCTTGATTCCTTCTGAAGCTAGAATTTTCCTGAAGGCATCAATGGAGCTAGAGTACTTTGGTTTCTTGTAGTCATCGACCTGGATAACGCTCTTGACAACATCAGTCGGGTAGACAAATAGCCAGAAGGATGCGCCACTGAGGCCCCCAGCAAGCATCAAAGAACCCTTGCTGAGTCCTGAAGTGTCTAGGCCTCCTGCAAGGTGCTGCTTGAGGCCTTCATAGACACCAAATACAACAGCGTTCCCAGGAAGTTCGCGTGCCATGGTTGGAACCATGCCCTTGAATAAGCCTTTAAAGCCGGCTTCATGGACAACATGCCTTGCCACATCCATCGGCCCTGCATACTTCACTACCGAAGCAGCAGATGAGACTGCTAAAGCACTCTGTGCTTGCAACCTGTTCAAAGTGTCCAAAAGAAGACAGAGTTACTCCAGGTTCGATAGTCTTAATAGTTTCTCTTCACATGCATATCTATTCCTTTTCTTTCGAGGAAGGACTAAATCAAAGACCTAAAATCATCGTAAAATGAGCTCCATATATAAGCATCATCGAGAAATTAGGTTAGGTTTACAGGTATTCGGAGAGAAGATGAACAAAATAGGAGATTATTTGATTACTTCGATGTAAAATAGAACAAATATGATTACTtgggagaaaaaaaaagaggaagctCCGGTAAGGTCAGCTTTTCATCCAAAACAGCTTGATTCGAGCACAAGAAAGAACTTGCAAGCAAGAACTAAAACAGGTATGCACAACGGCTTACCATATAGGCTATCAATtattagggttgtaaacaagtcaagccgagccgagccgagctttgaggtgttcaagcttgtttgataaggtaactaaGCCGGGCCAAGCTTAAAATGacccaagcttttgaaatgagtgttcaagcttggcttggtctattttttatgagcttgagcttgtttgaaacttgacttgagcttgattcgtttagatgttatcaagctctcaattcaagcttggcttgagcttggttcgagcttggttcatttaaatgttatcaaactctcaattcaaacttgtttgattgttagaaacttttagttgtttgattggttattgagcttgataatttaaatttatttatttagtttattttattgtttatttaacatactgaaaagagttttattaatgaatatggtttgtgaacattgttcacaaacgttgtttacgaacgttaacgagctgaacacatatatgttcaagcttgtttgtttagcttaacgagttgttcaaatttatttgtttaattaatcttatgtatattaaatAAGGGTagcctggtgcacgaagctcccgccatgcgggatttccgggaaggatccattgtacgtagtcttaccctgctttttgcaagagactgtttccaggattcgaacccgtgatcttttggtcatatggcaacaactttaccattacgtcaaggctccccttcaattaatcttatgtatattgaacgaacataaacagactcttaccaagccgaataccaagcttgttcacgaacgcttggttcatttacaaccctatcaATTATTGCACAAGAAATTCTGGTGAGCTACAAACCATCTCATAACTTTATCTAACACAATAAATAAGATTCGATCAAGACACAAGAAGAACCCGTAAAAATTAATGTGGTGAAGTCCTAAGGAGCAAACAATACAGGAAAAGTAGTAGCATAACGATAAGAGCAAGGATCACAAACCTGCACTTGATCAATTCTGTAGGACAAGCTAGGAAAGAAACTGCAATGCCAGCCCCGAAACCACAAACACCTTGCTGACTCACTGTTAGGGGAGCTCCTGGCTCCGATCTCAATAGCGCCTCCATTTGGCCCCTTGCACTGAACAAAACAGCGTTGAACGCTGCAACAGTTGCAAGCGGAACACCCATCCCTTTGTACAAGCCCCTTGGTCCTTCAGAAGCAACTGTTTGCTTCACCGCATCCATGGCACCGGAGTATTTTGGGGGTCGGCCTGGAAGTGGAGCTGGCTGGCTTTGGAGCTTGACTTTGATAGTGTCGAAAGGATGTCCTACTATCAACTGTGCTATTCCTCCGATAGTTCCTGCAGCGAGATCCCTAGCTACATCCCCCATCTGTCATGAAATTTTCAGAAACTTCAATAATCAAATACAAGCATTCATATAGGTAAGCAAATAAGAGCATCATCAACACCAATACACCAAACTCCGATAATGCTAATAATAGTAAAATTGATCCTGTTTGCATTAGGTTCATAATTTTGTGTGAATAAACTATCACACATATCGCAATGTGAGCCGGGCAGCCTAATCATGTGTTTTTGATGATATACTATTGGAAAGGAAATGAAAAACAAATTAGCCAAAAAAATTGCATTCATAACCTATAAGATGTGAGCTCGAAAGTAAGGGAGGCCTTGATGAAACAGCCATAAACAAGAAGCTAGATCTTCCAACATTTGACAACCTAAGCAATTTTCTATATGCACGTCTAACTTGCAAAACTTCACCACATCCAACCATTTTATTGTAACATTAATACAATTGACTGTTTCCAAACAGTAAATAACAATTGAAGAAAGAAAACCAAGCATTATCTTATCATTTGATGGGACTTCTTCCTATACCTATGAATTACATTGGACGTGGAAATGAAACATTGGAAGAATCCTTTTGGTCTTCCAATATCAATAGGTTAATTGTTTCGCTCCTGTATCTTTCAGAAGGAAAAAAGTTTTCTGAAGTTTCTTTTTTTATCCTATACAGATGAGATCTGATCTACAAGGACCATGATTGGGAATTATTTGAttatctttcttctttcttcgaGGGAAAAGCGAACATAATCAACTTGAATTCAGGACAGCTATTTGAAATCTTAGGAAAAAAGTTGATTTCAATTCCACTGAGATTAGGTACTTCTACATTACCAAACAATGGCATATTAACAAGAAAGAACATTGAGTATTTCATTTGCATGTGATTTTGAAGTTATTTTACATGTGCATGCCCGAATGCCACATCATATAAAATTCTTCAAAAGtgagtacgatattctgagttcAATTTTTTAATGATTGATGCTTTGAATCCGTAATGTTTATAATCAGTTTGTATAGTCAATTATATTACAGTAGTTCAGTGACACACtgcacaatcacccaaaagattgcAATTCCAGCATTTATCCTGAAGGATCATTCATAGCAAGGGGAAATGAGAATTCTGGTTCGACCAATCTTCTCGACACCACATGGATGGTTCGCCCAAACATATGCACAATGAAACAGTGTTATCCAAAACTGCCTGTGGTGGCCAGTTCAATATATATATGATAGACTTGACATATCAAGAACTGCAAGGTGCTCATGATAGATTGGGATAACTAATGATACTGTTAGTACCCGACCTACTTTAGGTCTCAGGATACACCTACGTGGCCACATCCTACATGGCCCCATCCTGAGCTAGCCCAATTATCATGTTGAGTCATCATTATCTGAGCTACACTTAGCTGAGCTGCCGAGTTGAGCCAAACTACCGAGTTGGTCCGACCTACCAGCCTGCTTGCCTGCTTGCCTGCTGAGCGAGTCCAATCGGCCAACCTACTGAGCAAATCAGACTTGCCGACCTATCGAGTCGCCAAGTCGTTAGATCGAACCGTTTGAGCCATCCGAGCTCGTTTAACCAGACTTAGCAGACTACAGAGAGACATGGGTCATGATGTGCTTCTCACTTTCCCATGATGTGTTATCCACTTCCCCATTATCTCCAAGGTATCTTGCTCTCTTGCACCTATGAATATGAGGTATATGCTATGTGAAAAAGGGCTGACTCTCATGAATTCcctctcttattttttttcctttttccattaTAGTATTTGGGGCATCATGATGATTTAAATATCAGAGAGGCCTCATCGGGAACTCCCTGTGAGCACTCTGACTTCGCAGAGTCAACCACGTTCGAAGAAGAAAGCCTCTTCAGAAATCTCAAAAGCTTCGTCAGTGATTTCAAATGAGGCGGTAGATTTTTGCCACATCAACTACTTTATTGACATTATTGGGGGAAAACCTACCATAACCAATTTTTACAGGTTATCTAGCCATTGCCAGGGAAGATTGGACAGAGAGCTATacaaagtcttttttttttttttacaagtataAGAACCAAATACAAATTTAGTTAGGATTTATAGTGAAAAATATCTCGGTGAAGAATTGTGTTGTGACACCAACTTTCCCTTCTTTTCTCTCAACCCTTTCGAATTCATTTGTCTATGCCCAAAATCTTGTTCCAAGAATACTTGTGTTTACTTTATACTAATAAAAAAGGATTGCTCTTTTTGATGAGTTATTTGATCCTTTGACCAGACACACAAAATAAAGAGATCCTTTTTGAGTATCTCATGGGATAGCCAGGCACTTCTTGTTACTTGCTGTTTCATGCTTAGCCAAATCGGCATTTCAACAAACAACAAGCGCTCAAACTCCTACCAAACGAAGAACAAAGATCAAGCATTTTCTCCAACAACCAACGATTTGCATTGACACCAAAGAACAACCCGTGTAAACTCACCCCACTTGTCACTTTGCCTTCTCAgtcaccgtgatttacctccATGTTGGTCGGCGGACAGGCGGGGgcgcgtattcgcctttttgccaccaAAGAACAAAGAAACCATGATTCGAAAAGCGCAAAAGGATTCTACGATCACCCAGAAAAAGAAAGCGTCGAATCtaagaaagcaatggaacgagCACAAAGATCGGGGAATGGAGAAACGAGAGCGAAAGGCGAGACAACTTTACCTTGGCGGAAGAACTTCCCGATCCTTTTTCTTCCCCCAAAATCAAAGTTCACGAAGGAAGGCGGCTGCTCGCTAAATCTCATTGATACTCCgcgaaggaaaagaaaaggaaagcatTGAATAATAAAGCCTTTGAGGACTCCACCTCAGCGCACGAACGGACGAGGACGCAGAAAAATAGGGCACGAGGGAAAGGTATCCGCCGCCATGGCCGTGCGATGGGAGACGACGAATCCAGTCGCGAAGAGCGCAGAGGCGTGGGCTGCGCAGGTAGTCCCGTGCCGTACTGTTATTTGTTTAATTGTGTGTTAGGCCTTGAACTTTCTCAAAACAGTAGGAATTTTAGAAACCAAACCTGATCGAACCAAGAAAAATACTTGAGTATAATTTAGTTACATTAAAAATATGACATAATAATACGACACATAAATAACTAGTAATAAAGAATTTattgaaaagttaaaaataagGTCGTTTAGATAATCTAAAAATATCTAAACGAAAGTAAAGGgagaaaatctttaaaaaaaaaattatgaggtAATGATGTTACAAAACTTTTAATAGATGGAGAATAAGAAGTTTGTTCAAGATTTCTCAATGTACGAGGACCAATTCTATatatagtaaatatttattattagcTCATAAATAATAATGGATGTGGATAATGAATTCTATGCATATAAGATCTGTATCCAATAACTTGATATATAATAACgttaagttagatcacttaacAACTCACATGTGAGCTCATCTCAAGAGATATTAAATCTAATAATCTCTCACTTAGGTTATATGTGATTATAGTCAATATGTGAATATAATTTTAGTTGATATTATACATAATGGGTACAAAATACCCCTATAAATAATTTGGTCCATTAACTTTATTAATATATGATTAAAGAAGTCATAGTTACTGTATATGATCGTAGTAAACCCCAATAATTataataccaatgtcattaacTATATATATATCAAGATGTGGATGTATAGATGGAAATTGCATGAAGAATGATCAGCATATGTCAATTTCTAAACTGTTCCTAAAGTGACGTCAAAAGATATCAGATCATATTTgcaaatattttatattaaactGCAAGAGCAAATCATGATCCAAACTTTATGATTCCAAAAAGGAATCTATATCACATTTACAAATACCAAAtgtaaacaacaacaataaatcATGATATTATATTTCAGAATGTCAAATAAACAAAGTCCCATGAATGATTTGAACTTTAAGTGcatacaataatcaaaacaaaaatgtttatctttattaataaatatagagcaataaaataaatatagactCTCATTAGATGAGTTCTTCTATAAGAAGGACTttcatatccacaacatgcacATAAAACATCTTAGGTACCAAGCCTTTGATGAGTGGATTGGTCAACATAGAATCTATGCTGATGTGCTCTTTCATGGCCTGAcgactctgaactctttctttaacctcTAAAAACTTGATGTTAATGAGCTTGAACTTCGATGAAGTATGGttattcttggcataaagttctacagttttattatcacaatagatcCTCAGTGATTTGTCAATGTCATCAACGATCTGCAATATTGTGATAAAGTTCTGCAGCCAAATTCTGTGATTTGATGATTCGTAGGATGCTTCCAACTCTACCTCCATAGTAgaagttgttagaatgtatactaaaagtctagctttttgtataaacctttattttgaaataagaattacattggtcaaatgtctacatttatatgttaaatatagttgttcatttaatttatattgaagagaacatggtgtgtagtgtcacacagaagatcatgttatcagttccttataaattataaatagttgtgcacaaccaagatggaatgggacaaaccattggaatgattgtagtataatttggtattagtttatcttgactataaaattatactagtacactctgagtgtattgagcaggaccatttgaggttgttctttttatactgactgtaaaaaagaacaggacctctgttattatggaagtgcgtacttttaatcatgatataataacaaacatgtatacttaatatttatttctttaatttatcaaagggtgagatttagttcgttaaatcaataggcccgataagttgggaaatgatattatttatatggtgtgttgttgattatagaatgaaactgtgtcctagtgatctaggttggtgatgtccccttgaggagttcataaggattgtcatgtaaaccctacaggtggacttagtccgacatgacaataaagttgagtggtactactcttggagctagatattaattaagtgagtgtcagtaactcgtttaattaatggacattagatatcttaaatacaaggagtttaacgcattcatgataagaaggagcccatattgtaatttgGGAATGGTGCGGTAGCTCAatgataactctttagtggtatgagttattattgatgaacttgagttgggtgttcggagtgaacacgagaagctcaagctcattgggagaccaaagtcaattcctcctctaggttcctATTGTAGTCTCtcatataaagtcttatatccacccgaagcctagcttcttaaagcCTAAGATAgggtcagccaagccttgcttggtgtccaagcaaggggtcgaccaagctaaactttgagcccaagctagggtcggccaagccttgcttggtgcccaagcaaggggccggccacacatgaaaaaggaagttttatttttttgtaaaatctttccttttatagagatccattaaaaggatttaaaaggatgattttaattataaaacttttcttttttagattggtcacaaaaggaaataaaaggagtttttatcttattaaatcttttcttttatagagatccattagaACTTAGAagaatttaaaaggatgattttaattataaaactttccttttttagattggtcacaaaaggaaataaaaggagtttttattttgttaaatctttccttttatagagatccataaaagggatttaaaaga includes these proteins:
- the LOC122052237 gene encoding mitochondrial carnitine/acylcarnitine carrier-like protein encodes the protein MGDVARDLAAGTIGGIAQLIVGHPFDTIKVKLQSQPAPLPGRPPKYSGAMDAVKQTVASEGPRGLYKGMGVPLATVAAFNAVLFSARGQMEALLRSEPGAPLTVSQQGVCGFGAGIAVSFLACPTELIKCRLQAQSALAVSSAASVVKYAGPMDVARHVVHEAGFKGLFKGMVPTMARELPGNAVVFGVYEGLKQHLAGGLDTSGLSKGSLMLAGGLSGASFWLFVYPTDVVKSVIQVDDYKKPKYSSSIDAFRKILASEGIKGLYRGFGPAMARSVPANAVCFLAYEMTRSSLS